A segment of the Deltaproteobacteria bacterium genome:
CCATCGAGAGGCAGGATGCTGCCCGTGACCTTGCCCGTGAAGTACAAGTGATGATCGTGGTTGGCGGGAAGAACAGCTCGAACACCCGCCATCTGGCGACGGTCTGTCAACAAGAAGGAGCAATGACGTATCACATTGAGGAAGCAGCCGAGGTCGAGCCTGGGTGGTTTGCCGGTGTGAAGGAAATAGGCGTGACGGCAGGGGCTTCGACACCGGGCTACCTCATGGATCAGGTGATCGCGCGGATTACTGAACTCGAACGACAGAATCAACTCCCCGCATAATTATGAAAGACATTCGTACGCTTGGTATTGTTGGTTCCGGCCAAATGGGTGGTGGCATTGGGCAAGTCGCTGCGCAGGCTGGCATCTCGGTGATTCTCTATGACGTGACCCAGCCAATCGTTACTCGTGCTTTGGATACTATTCACAAAGGTTTGGTGCGCTTGACTGAGCGCGGCAAGTTATCCGAGGATGAGCAACGTGCCATTCTCGGTCGTTTGCGTGGGACTGCGAACCTCCATGAATTCCGCTATGCTGACCTCATTCTTGAAGCGGCACCCGAAGACTATGAGATCAAGAAGAACATTTTCCAACAGCTTGATCAAATTGCTCGTCCTGATGTGATTCTTGCCAGTAACACGTCGTCGATTTCACTGACGCAACTTGGGGCGGTAACGAAGCGCGCAGACAGAGTCATCGGCATGCATTTTTTTAATCCGCCCGTAGTGATGCCGCTGGTTGAGATCGTCCGCGGGTTAGCTACTGCAGAAGAAACCTCGCAAGTCGTTGATGCTCTCGCCAAGAAAATGGGCAAGACGACGATCTTCGCGAAAGACTATGC
Coding sequences within it:
- a CDS encoding 3-hydroxybutyryl-CoA dehydrogenase (converts (S)-3-hydroxybutanoyl-CoA to 3-acetoacetyl-CoA); this encodes MKDIRTLGIVGSGQMGGGIGQVAAQAGISVILYDVTQPIVTRALDTIHKGLVRLTERGKLSEDEQRAILGRLRGTANLHEFRYADLILEAAPEDYEIKKNIFQQLDQIARPDVILASNTSSISLTQLGAVTKRADRVIGMHFFNPPVVMPLVEIVRGLATAEETSQVVDALAKKMGKTTIFAKDYAGFIVNRILLPMINEAIYALYEGVGSATDIDQGMKLGTNQPMGPLALADLIGLDTCLAVLERLHHGLGEDKYRPCPLLRNYVAAGYLGRKTGKGFHDYGKA